The Desmonostoc muscorum LEGE 12446 genome includes a region encoding these proteins:
- a CDS encoding CHAT domain-containing protein, whose protein sequence is MSFGLGEWGVVKKKFVNFCLLVVLTILICVVVTPVFANSSQNIINQSSRSKIAESQILYESGRFAQAAQVLQQAIPEYQQQGDALKQAVAWSNLSLTYQQLGDWQEAQVAITKSLHLQGFQQQGITNKNLAILAQTLDIQGRLQLLTGKPEASLAAWEQTEDIYTKIGDKNGLALALLYQAQALRDRGLNKQAIKRLERINQTLTSQGDSLAKAAVLLSLGDTLENLGEIEKSRLVLEQSLAIHQRLKSPENIALSLLSLGNNARIQRKIPQAIAFYQKTFEISPSPIIKIQARLNHLNLLIEEKQFAAAQTLIPEIQSHLAQLPPSRSSIYAQINLAHRLDIFNTPKSQIAQLLATSVQQARSLDDIRAEAFALGNLGNLYEKTQQFAEAINLTQQALILAQNSNAPEIAYLWQWQLGRLLKAQGNFTGAIAAYDAAIETLESLRADLVAVNQDIQFNFRDNIEPVYRESVALLLQNSGEKPDIKTLEKARTRIEALQLAELDNFFREACLQGQRVILDRVVDKENPYTAILYPIILPEQLQVIVKIPQQPLRHYTVNKSQVEVERTLAELREYILEPDRREEIQALSQEIYNWLIKPIESDLATSRVNTLVFILDGALKNIPIAALYDGEKYLVEKYAVGLSLGLQLLVPKPLAQTPLKVLAAGLMQPPPEFPTFSSLPGVKLEFDLIAQTVASTKKLLDRDFTSSTLEKNVNTVPFNVLHLATHGQFSSRPEDTFILATDGSINVLQFDQLLRSQSDTNTQIIELLVLSACQTATGDKRATLGLAGVAVKAGARSTVASLWQINDQSTAILIGEFYNELVNNKVTKAEALRRAQVKLLTKYPNYSQPGYWAGYVLVGNWF, encoded by the coding sequence ATGTCTTTTGGTTTAGGGGAGTGGGGAGTGGTGAAGAAGAAATTCGTTAATTTTTGTTTGCTGGTTGTGTTAACTATACTTATATGTGTTGTAGTGACTCCAGTTTTCGCAAACAGTTCTCAAAATATCATCAATCAATCTTCACGCTCAAAAATTGCTGAGAGTCAAATATTATATGAAAGTGGTAGATTTGCTCAAGCAGCACAAGTTTTACAGCAAGCTATCCCAGAATATCAACAACAGGGAGATGCTTTAAAACAAGCTGTAGCTTGGAGTAATTTATCTCTGACTTATCAGCAGTTAGGTGATTGGCAAGAAGCGCAAGTAGCTATTACTAAAAGCTTACATTTACAAGGATTTCAACAACAAGGTATAACCAATAAAAATTTAGCAATTTTGGCTCAAACTTTAGATATTCAAGGGCGCTTACAACTCCTGACAGGAAAGCCAGAAGCATCTCTTGCAGCTTGGGAGCAAACTGAAGATATTTACACTAAAATCGGGGATAAAAATGGTCTTGCTCTAGCACTACTTTATCAAGCTCAAGCATTACGGGATCGGGGCTTAAATAAGCAAGCCATTAAGAGATTAGAACGGATAAATCAAACCCTAACATCTCAAGGCGATTCTTTGGCAAAGGCAGCAGTTTTACTTTCTCTTGGTGATACGTTAGAAAATTTAGGAGAAATAGAAAAATCTCGCCTTGTATTAGAACAAAGTTTAGCAATTCATCAAAGGTTGAAATCACCGGAAAATATTGCCTTAAGTTTGCTGAGTTTAGGAAATAATGCTCGGATTCAACGAAAAATTCCCCAGGCGATCGCATTCTATCAAAAAACATTTGAAATATCACCGTCACCCATCATAAAAATTCAAGCCCGACTCAATCATCTCAATTTACTCATTGAGGAAAAACAATTCGCAGCAGCACAAACTTTAATTCCGGAAATTCAATCTCATCTGGCACAACTTCCACCCTCACGCTCATCAATTTACGCCCAAATTAACTTGGCTCACAGGTTGGATATTTTTAATACTCCCAAATCCCAAATTGCTCAACTCCTGGCTACATCTGTACAACAAGCCCGGAGTTTAGATGATATCCGCGCCGAAGCTTTTGCTTTAGGTAATTTGGGTAATTTGTATGAAAAAACGCAACAATTTGCTGAGGCGATTAATTTGACTCAACAGGCTTTGATTTTAGCGCAAAACAGCAACGCGCCGGAAATTGCTTATTTGTGGCAATGGCAATTAGGCAGATTATTAAAAGCCCAAGGTAATTTTACCGGAGCGATCGCAGCTTATGATGCAGCCATAGAAACATTAGAGTCCCTGCGTGCTGACTTAGTAGCAGTCAATCAGGATATCCAGTTTAATTTTCGAGATAATATAGAGCCAGTTTATCGGGAGTCGGTAGCTTTACTGCTGCAAAATTCTGGTGAAAAACCCGACATTAAAACATTAGAGAAAGCTAGAACACGCATAGAGGCGTTACAGTTAGCAGAACTAGATAATTTTTTCCGAGAAGCTTGTTTACAAGGACAGAGGGTAATTTTAGATCGAGTAGTAGACAAGGAAAATCCCTACACTGCCATACTTTATCCAATTATTCTGCCAGAACAACTCCAAGTAATTGTTAAAATTCCTCAGCAGCCACTGCGCCATTATACAGTTAATAAATCCCAGGTTGAAGTTGAGCGCACCTTGGCAGAACTGCGGGAATACATTTTAGAACCGGATAGAAGGGAGGAAATACAAGCTCTTTCCCAAGAAATCTATAACTGGTTAATTAAACCTATTGAATCTGATTTAGCCACAAGTCGAGTTAATACCCTAGTATTTATACTAGATGGAGCATTGAAAAATATACCAATAGCTGCTCTTTACGACGGCGAAAAATATTTGGTAGAAAAATACGCTGTTGGTCTCAGTTTAGGGCTTCAGCTATTAGTTCCCAAACCTCTGGCTCAAACACCATTGAAAGTACTGGCTGCTGGTTTAATGCAACCCCCGCCGGAGTTCCCAACATTCTCATCCTTACCAGGAGTCAAGTTAGAATTTGACCTCATTGCTCAAACAGTAGCATCTACCAAAAAACTACTAGATCGAGATTTTACCAGCAGTACTCTCGAAAAAAATGTAAATACTGTTCCTTTTAATGTCTTACATTTGGCGACTCACGGGCAATTTAGTTCTCGCCCAGAAGATACTTTTATCCTCGCTACTGATGGTTCTATCAATGTTTTACAGTTCGATCAATTACTCCGCAGTCAGAGCGACACTAATACGCAAATCATCGAATTATTAGTTTTGAGTGCTTGTCAGACTGCCACAGGTGACAAGCGTGCTACATTAGGGTTGGCAGGTGTGGCTGTAAAAGCAGGCGCACGTAGCACAGTCGCTTCACTGTGGCAGATCAACGATCAATCTACTGCCATCTTAATTGGTGAATTTTACAATGAATTAGTCAATAATAAAGTGACTAAAGCAGAAGCCTTACGTCGCGCCCAAGTAAAATTATTAACCAAGTATCCTAATTATAGTCAGCCTGGTTACTGGGCTGGTTATGTGTTAGTTGGTAATTGGTTTTAA
- a CDS encoding DUF1822 family protein, which yields MFDISANLHIDNKLFLEIVQTSLCLEETYSTNGGRQRAWMNQVCLETFLAWLKAEITPNARVFPNRARLPSFWEFVNGTAITFDDARLVIIPTLAMDVDELRIPQEWVDIPEWVADYYLAVQLNPDEGWMRVFGYTTHQEVKTLGVYDVGDRTYSLEFDHLIPDLNVLWVNRQFHPEEIRRAPVEPLPPLPQTQATNLLARLSNADIKFTRLEVPFSLWGALIAHGGWRQRLYELRQGIVQPASIGQWLQEGVSNFAQQLGWELQQFTASPSGMRSPETPVSILGLSRQIIVAGNTYELRVFPQGKPEEQIWRWELRSANPQNMIPVGFQLRLLTEDLQPFLNNEDIATTPVEELYVEVMLESGEGLVWEVIPLPAEYEREILRF from the coding sequence ATGTTTGATATCTCTGCCAATTTGCATATTGATAACAAGTTATTTCTAGAAATTGTTCAGACATCACTATGTTTAGAAGAGACTTACTCTACAAATGGTGGTCGTCAACGTGCTTGGATGAATCAAGTTTGCTTAGAAACATTTTTAGCTTGGCTAAAAGCAGAAATTACACCCAATGCTAGGGTATTTCCCAACAGAGCAAGATTACCTAGTTTTTGGGAATTTGTCAATGGTACAGCTATTACTTTTGATGATGCTCGTTTGGTGATAATTCCAACTTTAGCAATGGATGTGGATGAATTACGCATACCTCAAGAATGGGTGGATATTCCGGAATGGGTAGCTGACTATTACTTGGCTGTGCAATTAAATCCCGATGAAGGTTGGATGAGAGTTTTTGGTTACACGACTCATCAAGAAGTGAAAACTTTGGGGGTTTATGATGTAGGCGATCGCACTTACAGTTTAGAATTCGATCATCTCATCCCAGACTTGAATGTGCTTTGGGTAAATCGCCAATTTCATCCTGAAGAAATCAGACGTGCGCCAGTTGAGCCTCTACCACCCTTACCCCAAACCCAAGCTACCAATTTACTCGCCAGATTAAGTAACGCAGATATCAAATTTACCCGCTTAGAAGTTCCTTTTTCACTGTGGGGAGCATTAATAGCTCATGGCGGTTGGCGACAACGCTTGTATGAATTGCGCCAAGGAATTGTTCAACCAGCGTCAATAGGGCAATGGCTTCAGGAAGGCGTATCCAATTTTGCTCAACAACTTGGCTGGGAGCTACAGCAGTTTACAGCCTCGCCTTCAGGGATGAGGAGTCCAGAAACCCCAGTATCTATCTTAGGCTTATCTCGACAAATAATAGTAGCTGGAAATACTTATGAATTACGAGTTTTCCCTCAAGGAAAGCCAGAAGAACAAATTTGGCGCTGGGAATTACGCAGTGCAAATCCACAAAATATGATTCCTGTGGGATTTCAACTCAGGCTGCTGACAGAAGACTTACAACCATTTCTTAACAATGAAGATATAGCGACAACACCTGTGGAAGAATTGTATGTGGAGGTAATGTTGGAATCTGGTGAAGGGTTGGTTTGGGAAGTTATACCTTTGCCGGCAGAATATGAACGCGAAATTTTACGTTTTTAG